From the Thermococcus sp. MV5 genome, the window ATTAAATGAAAATCGAAACGTTATTATAAAAAGCTTATCATGGATAAATTATCCGCAAAAGAGCATTAAAATCCAAAACAAACAATTAAGAGAAAAGAAATTAAAGAGCTCAGAATTCGAGCTCTTCTTCCTTGTATATCTGCTTTCTGGCAGCTTCAAGCATCATTCTTTGCTCTTCTCTTGCAACTACTTTCCTTATAAGCTCAACTGCATCTGGGTTGGCTGAGAGGCTGTCAATACCAAGTCTAACGAGGATCTTTGCCATCTTTGGATCGCTGGCTGCTTGTCCACAAATGCTTGTCTCCACACCATATTTCTTACATACCTTGATAACATGCTTGATAAGCTTGAGGACTGCTGGGTGGGTCTCGTCGTAAAGTTTGAATACTCTCTCGTTGTCTCTGTCTATTGCAAGTGTGTATTGAGTAAGATCGTTTGTACCAAAGCTGATAAAGTCAATGCCCTCTTTACAGAGGTCTTCGATAATGAGAGCTGATGCTGGTGTCTCGACCATGACACCAAACTCAATATCCTTGTGTGGTTCAAGACCGACTTCCCTTGCGATTCTCTTTGCTTCTCTTACTTGCTCAACGTGGCTGACAAGTGGAAGCATTACTCCTATATTATCATAACCTTCCTCAACGAGCCTCTTGATAGCTTTGAACTCAGCCTTAAGGAGCTCTGGCTGGTCAAGGCCTCTCCTAATGCCTCTCCATCCAAGCATTGGATTTCTTTCTTCTGGCTCGTCCTCTCCACCAGGAAGTTCTCTGAACTCATTAGTTGGAGCATCAAGAGTCCTGTACCAAACCCTTCTTGGGTAGAATGCCGTAACCACTGTTCTAATACCCTCAACTAGTTTTTCAATGAGTTCCTCTTCTTTACCCTCGTTGATGAACTTGATTGGATGTGCACCGATACCGAGAATCATGTGCTCGGCTCTAAGCAATCCAACTCCATCAGCACCAGTTGCAGCAGCTCTTTCTGCAACTTCAGGCATTGAAACGTTTGCTTTAACTTCTGTTGCTGTGACAAGTGGAGCTCCAGCCACTACAACTTGGCCAGCTGCTTTTTCTTCTTCTTTCTCTTTAACAAGGCTCTTAACGATACCCTCGTAAACGACACCTCTTGTACCATCAACTGTTATCATCATTCCATCCTTGAGAACCTTTGTAGCTTCCTTAGTACCAACGACAGCTGGAATACCAAGTTCTCTTGAAACAATGGCGGCGTGGCATGTTCTTCCACCCTCGTCAGTAACGATGGCTGCAGCCCTCTTCATTGCTGGAACCATATCAGGGTTTGTCATTGTGGTAACAAGGATGTCTCCTTCCTTAACTTTGTCAATTTCATTAGCTTCAAATATGATAACAACTTTACCTGCACCAATTCCTGGTGATGCTCCAAGACCCTTAAGAAGAACCTTCATTTCTTCAGTCATTTCAGCTTCCTCCGTTTTGACTTCCTCTTTTAATGTTGTAACAGGCCTTGACTGGACAATATAAAGCTTGCCATCATCCTTATCATAGGCCCATTCAATGTCTTGTGGCCATCCATAGTGTTCCTCAATCTTGGCACCTATTTGAGCAACTTCAATTATTTGGTCATCTGTAA encodes:
- the ppsA gene encoding phosphoenolpyruvate synthase; amino-acid sequence: MEYRFIKWFEELRKEDVPLVGGKGANLGEMTSAGIPVPPGFCVTAEAYKYFVENVKVEDGRTLQEWIMDVVSKTNVDDSKQLQENTAKIREKIISMEMPEEIAKEIEQAYKELSQRFGKEEVYVAVRSSATAEDLPEASFAGQQETYLDVVGVDDVKEKVKRCWASLWTARATFYRAKQGFDHSKVYLSAVVQKMVNSETSGVMFTANPVTSDRSEIMINAAWGLGEAVVSGAVSPDEYIVEKGTWKIKEKFIAKKEIMIVRDPETGKGTVKVSTAEYLGPEYVEKQVLTDDQIIEVAQIGAKIEEHYGWPQDIEWAYDKDDGKLYIVQSRPVTTLKEEVKTEEAEMTEEMKVLLKGLGASPGIGAGKVVIIFEANEIDKVKEGDILVTTMTNPDMVPAMKRAAAIVTDEGGRTCHAAIVSRELGIPAVVGTKEATKVLKDGMMITVDGTRGVVYEGIVKSLVKEKEEEKAAGQVVVAGAPLVTATEVKANVSMPEVAERAAATGADGVGLLRAEHMILGIGAHPIKFINEGKEEELIEKLVEGIRTVVTAFYPRRVWYRTLDAPTNEFRELPGGEDEPEERNPMLGWRGIRRGLDQPELLKAEFKAIKRLVEEGYDNIGVMLPLVSHVEQVREAKRIAREVGLEPHKDIEFGVMVETPASALIIEDLCKEGIDFISFGTNDLTQYTLAIDRDNERVFKLYDETHPAVLKLIKHVIKVCKKYGVETSICGQAASDPKMAKILVRLGIDSLSANPDAVELIRKVVAREEQRMMLEAARKQIYKEEELEF